The nucleotide sequence TGGAGGCCGTGCGGCACTGCTCGCTCGGCCAGGTCAGCGAGGCCTTCTTCGAGGTAGGCGGGCAGTACCGCCGCAATGTCTAGTCCGGTCCAGTCGTGGACCTGATCGCCGAGGCCCGCCGCCAGTGGGTGGCGCAGGGCTGGGCCGACGCCGCCGACGGCATGGCTGCCGTCACGTCGGTCATGCGCGCGCAACAGCTGCTGCAGGCCCGCGTCGACGAGGTGCTGCGGCCGCTCGGGCTGACCTTCGCCCGCTACGAACTGCTCACGCTGCTGTCTTTCAGCGGCCGCGGCTCGATGCCGCTGAAGAAGGCCAGCGAGCGGCTGCAGGTCCATCCCACGTCGGTCACCAACGCGGTCGACCGCCTCGAGGCCGCCGGCCTCGTCGAGCGGCTGCCGCACCCCACCGACGGGCGCGCGACCCTGGTCTCGCTCACCGACGAGGGCCGTCGTACGGCCCTGAAGGCCACCGAGGCCCTCAACGCCGAGGTCTTCGCCCGCCCCGGCCTGTCCCCCGACCGCACCCGTGAGCTGGTCGACGTCCTCACCGACCTCCGCCGCGACGCCGGCGACCTCTGACCCGCCCGACGTCTCAGAACGGCAGCGCGCCGCCGGCGAAGGTGGGGATCCCCCAGCCCTCGGTCACCAGCCCGCGCTCGACCCGGAAGACCATCAACCCGGAGGCCTTTCCCGGGGCCGGGCCTCCCCGGGTGACCAGGTGCGCCACGACGACCTCGTCGTCGTACGCCGTCATCCGGAACCCGTCGACGGCGTAGTCGGGGTAGTGGTGGAACCACTCGGCGAGCAAGGCCAGGTAGTCGTCGGGGCCGCGGTCCCCCGCTCCGGCGTGGCTGCCGGTGACGTGGTAGACCGCGCCGTCGGCCCACAGCCCGCGCGCGCCCTCCAGGTCGCGTGCCGCGAGCCGGGCGAAGAGGTCGCCGACGACCTGGGACGCCTCACCCACGGCTACGACGCCGTGATGGAGGGGGCGGTGGTGCCGCCGAGGTCCATCGGGGCCATGCCGAGCTTGCGGTGGTCCCAGGTGCGGGTCCGGTCGACGTCGAGGCGCACGGCCACGCGCTTGGCGAGCATCACCTCGACGAAGGGCCGCATCTCCTCGGTGTAGGGGCCGGTGTAGCGCTCCCACACCGAGACGCCGACGGCCCACAGCGCGTCGGGGTCGTCGACGACGACGGCCCGGCCCTCGAGCGCGACGCCGCGCAGCGCGTCGTAGGTGTGGCCGGCCTCGACCATCACCGTGCAGCGCGGGTCGCGACGCAGGTTGGCGGCCTTCTGCGACTTGGCCTTGGTCTCGAACCACAGCTGGCCGTCGATCACGGCGTACCACATGGCGACGAGGTGGGGCAGCCCCTCGGGACCGACGGTGGCCAGCGTCGCGACGCGCTGCTCCTCCAGGAACCCCGCGACCTCGGCGTCGTCCATCGTGATGGCGGCGCGCTGGTTGACGCCCATCAGGAGGTCACCGGGTCGAGGACGAACAGCGGGATGACCCGCTCGGTCGAGGCCTGGTACGTGTCGTAGTCGGGCCAGGCCTCGACGGCCCGCACCCACCAGGTCGCCTTCTCCTCACCGGTCGCCTCGCGGGCGACGTAGTCGCGCTTGACCGCCTCGTCCTGGAGCTCGACGAGCGGGTGGGCGACGACGTTGTGGTACCAGACCGGGTGCTGCGGGGCGCCGCCGAGCGAGGCGACGACGGCGTAGCTGCCCTCGTGCTCGACCCGCATGAGTGGCGTCTTGCGGACCTTCCCGCTCTTCGCACCGAGCGTGGTCAGGACGATGCAGATCCCGCCCCTCCACTCGCGCCCCTCGACGCCGCCGGTCTCCTCGTAGAGGCGGACCTGCTCGGCGACGGGCTCCCAGGCGGACGGCTCGTACTCACCCTCGATCGGCATGTGCCGACCGTAACGTGTTCTACCCGCGCAGCTCCAGGGTGCAGCACTTCGCGCCGCCGCCGGCCTTGAGCAGCTCCGACAGATCGACCCCGACGGGCACGAAGCCGCGGTCGGCCAGCTGCGCGGCGAGCCGGGTCGCGACCGTCGGCA is from Mycobacteriales bacterium and encodes:
- a CDS encoding nuclear transport factor 2 family protein, giving the protein MGEASQVVGDLFARLAARDLEGARGLWADGAVYHVTGSHAGAGDRGPDDYLALLAEWFHHYPDYAVDGFRMTAYDDEVVVAHLVTRGGPAPGKASGLMVFRVERGLVTEGWGIPTFAGGALPF
- a CDS encoding PPOX class F420-dependent oxidoreductase, producing the protein MGVNQRAAITMDDAEVAGFLEEQRVATLATVGPEGLPHLVAMWYAVIDGQLWFETKAKSQKAANLRRDPRCTVMVEAGHTYDALRGVALEGRAVVVDDPDALWAVGVSVWERYTGPYTEEMRPFVEVMLAKRVAVRLDVDRTRTWDHRKLGMAPMDLGGTTAPSITAS
- a CDS encoding MarR family transcriptional regulator, which codes for MDLIAEARRQWVAQGWADAADGMAAVTSVMRAQQLLQARVDEVLRPLGLTFARYELLTLLSFSGRGSMPLKKASERLQVHPTSVTNAVDRLEAAGLVERLPHPTDGRATLVSLTDEGRRTALKATEALNAEVFARPGLSPDRTRELVDVLTDLRRDAGDL
- a CDS encoding nitroreductase family deazaflavin-dependent oxidoreductase; translation: MPIEGEYEPSAWEPVAEQVRLYEETGGVEGREWRGGICIVLTTLGAKSGKVRKTPLMRVEHEGSYAVVASLGGAPQHPVWYHNVVAHPLVELQDEAVKRDYVAREATGEEKATWWVRAVEAWPDYDTYQASTERVIPLFVLDPVTS